The proteins below are encoded in one region of Brevundimonas fontaquae:
- a CDS encoding DUF167 domain-containing protein: MANLPIRLQPGAAADRIDGWAADAEGRRVLKVRVRARPIEGEANDALIRLLAKSLGVPKSSISVGRGGQSRSKMIVVQGLDDEELRSRLVDGLSGD, from the coding sequence ATGGCGAACTTGCCCATAAGGCTGCAGCCCGGCGCTGCGGCCGATCGCATTGATGGCTGGGCGGCCGACGCCGAGGGACGACGCGTGCTCAAGGTGCGCGTCCGCGCCCGTCCGATCGAGGGAGAGGCCAACGACGCCCTAATCCGGCTGCTGGCCAAAAGCCTTGGCGTGCCGAAGTCGTCGATCAGCGTGGGACGCGGCGGACAGTCGCGCTCGAAAATGATCGTCGTGCAGGGACTGGATGACGAAGAGCTGCGCTCGCGCCTCGTCGACGGTCTTTCTGGCGATTGA